In a genomic window of Thiosocius teredinicola:
- a CDS encoding ATP synthase subunit C, whose amino-acid sequence MTTLITLLTMALLGVIAAGVFLHFRPLEANRAKRLFLPTIGTNIALFFGAQLAIMFFGVREAMAEPQVEQVLSGQADISIGMGLAFIGIALPTAFSTIAAGLAVGPIGAASLAAVSEKPEIFGRTLVYLGLAEGIAIYGLVLSILLLNKV is encoded by the coding sequence ATGACTACCTTGATCACGCTACTCACAATGGCGCTGCTTGGCGTGATAGCGGCCGGCGTCTTCCTCCATTTCCGCCCACTGGAAGCCAATCGGGCAAAACGCCTGTTTCTGCCGACCATCGGCACCAACATCGCGCTGTTCTTCGGTGCCCAGCTGGCGATCATGTTCTTCGGCGTGCGCGAAGCAATGGCAGAGCCACAGGTCGAACAGGTATTGAGCGGACAGGCGGACATCTCGATCGGCATGGGCCTGGCCTTCATCGGTATCGCACTACCGACCGCGTTCAGCACGATTGCCGCGGGTCTCGCGGTGGGGCCGATCGGCGCCGCCTCACTCGCCGCCGTCTCGGAAAAACCCGAGATCTTCGGCCGAACCCTGGTCTACCTGGGGCTGGCGGAAGGTATCGCGATCTATGGTCTGGTGCTGTCCATCCTGCTGCTCAACAAGGTGTGA
- a CDS encoding V-type ATP synthase subunit F: MDGTRQVFLGDATLATGFRLAGFEVYPDADGDQLDEVLEQLQTSRTPAFVVIDQRLAEMAGRRLEEVRSEGGRILLTQVPPLTEPGQMHSSVDDRIQQLLGLDGEQP, from the coding sequence ATGGACGGCACACGCCAAGTGTTTCTGGGTGACGCCACGCTGGCTACCGGCTTCAGGCTCGCCGGCTTCGAGGTCTATCCCGACGCCGACGGTGATCAGCTCGACGAGGTGCTCGAACAACTGCAGACATCACGTACGCCCGCCTTCGTCGTCATCGATCAGCGACTTGCCGAAATGGCGGGTCGTCGACTCGAGGAGGTACGTAGCGAAGGTGGGCGCATCCTGCTGACCCAGGTGCCGCCGCTGACCGAGCCCGGACAGATGCACAGTTCGGTCGACGATCGTATTCAGCAGCTTCTCGGGCTCGACGGGGAGCAGCCATGA
- a CDS encoding V-type ATP synthase subunit B, whose translation MSDVEYRRATAAQGGLLVVAGVDNVSFGDRVRIRDHLGRRRNGQVIRAAENETLIQVFEGTDDLDLENTWVRFLDEPLTLTVSPGLLGRVFSGIGEPRDDRPPIVDGEARGIAGSAINPAARNYPREFIQTGISTIDGLNSLVRGQKLPIFSASGLPHNRLAAQIVRQARLPGEATNFAIVFAAMGVSYADARFFRESFSDSGVLGNVVMFINHADDPPVERLALPRVALTAAEYLAFDLDRHVLVVMTDMTHYAEALREVATAKGDVPARKGYPGYLYSDLAEIYERSGRIRDRHGSVTLVPVVSMPSDDITHPIPDLTGYITEGQIVLSRDLHNQGVYPPVDIAPSLSRLMKDGIGKDDTRDDHPRVANQLYALYAKAQEARNLASIIGAEELSARDRRYLEFAREFDKHFVGQGEDENRSIVETLNLAWELLSRFPREALTRVSETDLAHYHRSGEEAAA comes from the coding sequence ATGAGCGACGTTGAGTACCGACGCGCAACCGCTGCACAGGGCGGGCTGCTGGTGGTCGCCGGGGTCGATAACGTGTCGTTCGGCGACCGTGTGCGCATCCGCGACCACCTCGGTCGTCGACGCAACGGCCAGGTAATACGCGCCGCCGAAAACGAGACCCTGATCCAGGTGTTCGAGGGCACCGACGATCTCGACCTGGAGAATACCTGGGTGCGTTTTCTCGACGAGCCGCTGACCCTGACGGTGAGCCCCGGCTTGCTCGGGCGCGTGTTCAGCGGCATCGGCGAACCGCGTGACGATCGCCCGCCAATCGTCGACGGCGAGGCACGCGGCATCGCCGGCTCGGCGATCAACCCGGCGGCACGCAACTACCCGCGTGAATTCATCCAGACCGGCATCTCGACGATCGACGGCCTCAATTCATTGGTGCGCGGACAGAAGCTGCCGATCTTCTCGGCCTCGGGCCTGCCGCACAACCGGCTGGCCGCGCAGATCGTGCGCCAGGCGCGTCTGCCCGGCGAGGCAACCAACTTCGCCATCGTGTTTGCAGCCATGGGCGTGTCGTATGCCGATGCGCGATTCTTCCGCGAGTCGTTTTCCGATTCGGGCGTGCTGGGCAACGTGGTGATGTTCATCAATCACGCCGACGACCCGCCGGTCGAGCGACTCGCCCTGCCGCGCGTTGCGCTGACCGCGGCCGAATATCTCGCCTTCGATCTCGACCGTCACGTGTTGGTGGTGATGACCGACATGACGCACTACGCCGAGGCACTGCGCGAGGTCGCGACCGCCAAGGGCGACGTGCCGGCGCGCAAAGGCTATCCAGGTTACCTGTACTCCGACCTCGCCGAGATCTATGAACGCTCCGGGCGCATACGCGACCGTCACGGCTCGGTCACCCTGGTGCCGGTGGTCTCGATGCCGTCCGACGACATCACCCATCCGATTCCCGACCTCACCGGTTACATCACCGAAGGCCAGATCGTGTTGTCGCGCGACCTGCACAACCAGGGTGTCTATCCGCCGGTCGACATCGCACCTTCGTTGTCGCGCCTGATGAAGGACGGTATCGGCAAGGACGACACCCGCGACGATCACCCGCGCGTCGCCAACCAGCTGTATGCGCTGTACGCGAAGGCGCAGGAGGCGCGCAACCTCGCATCGATCATCGGTGCCGAGGAACTGTCGGCGCGCGACCGACGCTACCTCGAGTTTGCGCGCGAGTTCGACAAGCACTTCGTCGGCCAGGGCGAAGACGAAAACCGCAGCATCGTCGAAACCCTCAACCTCGCCTGGGAGCTGCTGTCACGCTTCCCGCGCGAGGCATTGACGCGCGTCAGCGAGACCGACCTCGCTCACTATCACCGCAGCGGTGAAGAAGCCGCCGCATG
- a CDS encoding V-type ATP synthase subunit E, whose protein sequence is MSETDNGSLHALERAIMARAEDLAQEFHDKANRQRDNILRDAAERLHMAEEREVLVAKADAERHFHRVTQASELKMQARLDQLRWELVQSVQTRLIEKMQKLRNDRDRYRQWLIAMIREAAERLPDGALTAEANSDDLQWLSSEWAQLVAQAAPDREITLADSATWGSGGLKLRTVDNRAQVDNRFEGRLSRMEASVQRVILQTLFPTDIHATARSGGPQ, encoded by the coding sequence ATGAGCGAAACCGACAACGGCTCACTGCACGCACTCGAGCGCGCGATCATGGCGCGCGCCGAAGATCTTGCGCAGGAGTTTCACGACAAGGCAAACCGGCAGCGCGACAACATCCTGCGCGATGCGGCCGAACGCCTGCACATGGCCGAAGAACGCGAGGTGCTGGTCGCCAAGGCGGACGCCGAACGCCACTTCCACCGGGTGACCCAGGCCAGTGAACTGAAGATGCAGGCACGCCTCGATCAATTGCGCTGGGAACTGGTGCAATCGGTGCAGACACGTCTGATTGAAAAGATGCAGAAACTGCGCAACGACCGCGACCGCTACCGCCAATGGTTGATTGCCATGATCCGCGAAGCGGCCGAACGGCTGCCGGACGGGGCGTTGACGGCCGAGGCCAACAGTGACGATCTGCAATGGCTGAGCAGCGAATGGGCGCAATTGGTTGCGCAGGCCGCACCCGATCGCGAGATCACGCTCGCCGATTCCGCGACCTGGGGCAGCGGCGGTCTCAAGCTGCGCACCGTCGATAATCGCGCCCAGGTCGACAACCGTTTTGAAGGCCGCCTGTCGCGCATGGAGGCCAGCGTGCAACGCGTGATCCTGCAGACCCTGTTCCCGACCGATATCCATGCGACGGCACGCAGCGGAGGTCCGCAATGA
- a CDS encoding V-type ATP synthase subunit A — MSDARKGHIREINGPILRIHLPGGRNGEQVRIGSLDIVGEIIALEGNDAIVQAYESTDGLRPGEEVSGLGHPLTVELGPGLLQGIFDGVQRPLTEIAAMSGDNIPRGLRVHSLDRDKAWSFTPLAGLEPGSAIRGGARLGAVQETETIEHQILVPPDIQGELIDLAPAGDYTLDQTIARVRDAGGEVHKLKLYHRWPVRQPRPYDQRDHGVEPLITGQRILDTFFPLLKGGKGAVPGPFGAGKTMVQQQVARWSNADIVIYVGCGERGNELVDVLESFPQLEDPHTGRGMMERTLLVANTSNMPVVAREASIYVGMTMAEYFRDQGYDVVMLADSTSRWAEALREVAGRLGHMPVEEGYPAYLGSRLAAVYERAGRVKTLDGGRGSVTLIGAVSPPGGDFSEPVTSHTKEIIQTFWALSKELADARHYPSVDWVDSFSQDVPVAAGWWAKEISGVWSKRRTQALSLLARDAELSRIVNLVGPEALSSAQRWELEGASLVKEAVLQQSALDEADTYCSPEKQFQLLELVMQVFDQGKELISLGAPVQELAEHPVLARIRRAKSTWRSDETDQMAEFASEVYQAFAALRSEYASNQEASS; from the coding sequence ATGAGCGACGCACGCAAAGGGCACATCCGCGAGATCAACGGCCCCATTCTGCGCATCCACCTGCCGGGCGGACGCAACGGCGAGCAGGTGCGCATCGGCAGTCTCGATATCGTCGGCGAGATCATCGCGCTGGAAGGCAACGATGCCATCGTCCAGGCCTACGAATCCACCGACGGACTCAGACCGGGCGAAGAAGTCAGCGGTCTCGGCCACCCGTTGACGGTCGAGCTCGGCCCCGGTCTGCTGCAAGGCATCTTCGACGGCGTGCAGCGTCCCTTGACCGAGATCGCCGCGATGTCGGGCGACAACATCCCGCGTGGTCTGCGCGTGCACTCGCTCGACCGCGACAAAGCATGGAGCTTCACGCCGCTCGCCGGACTGGAGCCAGGGTCGGCGATCCGTGGCGGCGCGCGCCTGGGCGCGGTGCAGGAGACCGAGACCATCGAGCACCAGATCCTCGTGCCGCCGGACATCCAAGGCGAACTGATCGACCTGGCCCCGGCCGGCGACTACACGCTCGATCAAACGATCGCCCGGGTTCGTGATGCCGGCGGCGAAGTGCACAAGCTCAAGCTCTATCACCGCTGGCCGGTGCGCCAACCGCGCCCTTACGATCAGCGCGACCACGGCGTCGAACCGCTGATCACCGGGCAACGCATACTCGATACCTTCTTTCCGTTGCTCAAAGGCGGCAAAGGCGCCGTGCCCGGCCCGTTCGGCGCGGGCAAAACCATGGTGCAACAACAGGTCGCGCGTTGGTCAAACGCCGACATCGTGATCTACGTCGGCTGCGGCGAACGCGGCAACGAACTGGTCGACGTACTCGAGAGCTTTCCGCAACTCGAAGACCCGCATACCGGCCGCGGCATGATGGAACGTACCCTGTTGGTTGCGAATACCTCCAACATGCCGGTGGTCGCGCGCGAAGCCTCGATCTACGTCGGCATGACCATGGCCGAATACTTTCGCGACCAGGGCTACGACGTGGTCATGCTGGCCGACTCGACCTCACGCTGGGCCGAGGCCTTGCGCGAGGTCGCAGGTCGCCTCGGGCACATGCCGGTCGAGGAAGGCTATCCCGCCTATCTCGGTTCACGACTCGCCGCGGTGTACGAACGTGCCGGTCGGGTCAAAACGCTCGACGGCGGACGCGGCTCGGTGACACTGATCGGCGCGGTTTCGCCGCCCGGCGGTGATTTCTCCGAACCGGTCACCAGCCATACCAAAGAGATCATCCAGACATTCTGGGCGCTGTCGAAAGAACTCGCCGATGCACGCCACTACCCTTCGGTGGACTGGGTCGACAGCTTCTCGCAGGACGTACCGGTTGCGGCAGGCTGGTGGGCCAAGGAGATCAGCGGCGTATGGAGCAAGCGCCGCACCCAGGCACTGTCGCTGTTGGCGCGCGACGCCGAGTTGTCACGTATCGTCAACCTGGTGGGCCCCGAGGCATTGTCATCGGCGCAACGCTGGGAACTCGAAGGGGCTTCGCTGGTGAAAGAGGCGGTGTTGCAGCAGAGCGCGCTGGACGAGGCAGACACCTATTGCTCACCCGAGAAGCAGTTCCAACTGCTCGAACTGGTCATGCAGGTGTTCGATCAGGGCAAGGAACTCATCTCACTCGGCGCGCCGGTACAGGAACTGGCTGAGCACCCGGTGTTGGCGCGCATCCGTCGCGCCAAGTCGACCTGGCGCAGCGACGAAACCGATCAGATGGCCGAGTTCGCCAGCGAGGTTTACCAGGCGTTTGCCGCGCTGCGCAGTGAATACGCATCGAACCAGGAGGCGAGCTCATGA
- a CDS encoding V-type ATPase subunit: MSRIADQAYLRTRLAIMSTNLLSPEQLIDLSQLPLDELSTRSGFDVIKGNNVAQRLATFERALMQTWLDELSALLRPLKGPARRLLTQWASRYELLNIKALVRGKIGQLPNEEIERSLFQLPGFLSLNHDELLNTDSVPELLRHLQKTRYNRIATQALRRYEERPDPFLLDATLDQQFYSELIDRARQLESPDRDETLDLIGRIVDRHNLVWSLRYRYNYELQASEVLYLAIDGGRILNRQELQHILQADTLDEAISVLPASLFGDKAVPKQILLIEAMLRRNLHDRARGLMRRSPSALTSVLAYLVLRFGDINTLYAIVHARIYGIDDAVLSDALDPLHREAA; encoded by the coding sequence GTGAGTCGCATCGCCGATCAGGCCTATCTGCGGACACGACTGGCGATCATGAGCACCAACCTGCTCAGCCCGGAACAGCTCATCGACCTGAGCCAACTGCCGCTGGACGAGCTGAGTACGCGCAGCGGCTTCGACGTGATCAAGGGCAACAACGTCGCCCAACGACTGGCCACCTTTGAGCGCGCCTTGATGCAGACCTGGCTGGATGAACTCAGTGCCCTGCTGCGACCGCTAAAGGGCCCGGCGCGTCGCCTGCTGACCCAATGGGCAAGCCGTTACGAGTTACTCAATATCAAAGCCCTGGTGCGCGGCAAGATCGGTCAGCTACCAAACGAAGAGATCGAACGCAGCCTGTTCCAATTGCCCGGCTTTCTCAGTCTCAACCACGATGAGTTACTGAACACCGACAGCGTGCCCGAACTGCTGCGCCACCTGCAGAAGACACGCTACAACCGCATCGCGACCCAGGCACTGCGTCGCTACGAGGAACGCCCCGATCCGTTTCTGCTCGATGCCACGCTCGATCAACAGTTCTACTCCGAACTGATCGATCGCGCGCGCCAGCTCGAATCGCCCGATCGCGACGAGACACTCGACCTGATCGGCCGCATTGTCGACCGGCACAACCTGGTGTGGAGCCTGCGCTACCGTTACAACTACGAACTGCAGGCCAGCGAGGTGCTGTACCTGGCGATCGATGGTGGGCGCATCCTCAATCGTCAGGAACTGCAGCACATCCTGCAGGCCGATACGCTCGACGAGGCGATATCGGTGCTGCCGGCGAGCCTGTTCGGCGACAAAGCGGTTCCCAAGCAGATCCTGCTGATCGAGGCCATGCTGCGGCGCAATCTGCACGATCGCGCACGCGGCCTGATGCGCCGCAGCCCGTCGGCGCTGACCAGTGTGCTCGCCTACCTGGTTCTGCGCTTCGGCGACATCAACACCCTGTACGCCATCGTCCATGCCCGGATCTACGGCATCGACGACGCGGTCCTCAGCGACGCGCTCGATCCCTTGCACCGCGAGGCCGCCTGA
- a CDS encoding V-type ATP synthase subunit I codes for MLAGNDMRHVTITLMREELPRASLVLAELEAFAPDERPLLESELPEIPGQTFRARIRRAWGHLDRLEALLGELPKNDAEMPPLVLQREQLIEVDRWLAEAWEQCAPCDEDLHRLEDEFRELGHLEQSLNDFADLDIDLSRLQGEHAYLDMRIGSIPTDNLKRLREVLALSNHMILNVSGDDETVRVLIAGSREKSDVLDSVLHAAAFQPLAIPERFDDNPDAVREQLAEQRLELERKCDALRNRLANWRDTNRREFLRARQLLEAAEPYVALRGAARTRGTLAALQGWVPAKRLPHVEAMLKRQLALPFLISSRPARPDEEHLVPVPLQNRGLLKPFAVLVQQYGVPRFGEFDPTVLFAITFAAMFGMMFGDVGHGAVIVLVGLVLRKRIGAFTYLFVLAGGSSMLFGWLYGSVFGVEHWLHPLWIAPMTDPIYMLTVALGWGVAFLTLGSAIAIINRLRAGDQAGAIFGPGGVLPLVLYLALLIGLINLANGKGFPLVATAVIVLALVLLVAYQWQASNAPFGERFMTTLIETFEIVNGYITSSLSFLRVAAFSLNHVALSLAVFTLADGMGVIGHWITLVLGNLFVIVLEGIIVAIQTLRLEYYEGFSRYFYGDGQAFRPLRVGRTQSI; via the coding sequence ATGCTCGCCGGCAACGACATGCGCCATGTCACCATCACGCTGATGCGTGAGGAGCTGCCGCGCGCGAGCCTGGTACTGGCCGAACTCGAAGCCTTCGCTCCCGATGAACGCCCCTTGCTCGAATCCGAGCTACCTGAGATACCGGGTCAGACCTTCCGCGCCCGCATCCGACGCGCCTGGGGACATCTGGATCGCCTCGAAGCCCTGCTCGGTGAACTGCCGAAAAACGACGCCGAGATGCCGCCCTTGGTGTTGCAGCGCGAACAATTGATCGAAGTCGACCGCTGGCTGGCGGAGGCCTGGGAACAATGCGCACCGTGCGACGAAGACCTGCACAGACTGGAAGACGAGTTCCGTGAACTGGGACACCTCGAACAATCGCTGAACGACTTCGCCGATCTCGATATCGATCTGAGTCGCCTGCAGGGCGAGCATGCCTACCTCGACATGCGCATCGGTTCGATCCCGACCGACAACCTGAAACGACTGCGCGAGGTACTGGCGCTGTCGAATCACATGATCCTGAATGTGTCGGGTGACGATGAAACAGTGCGGGTGTTGATCGCGGGTAGCCGCGAGAAATCCGACGTGCTCGACAGCGTGCTGCATGCCGCGGCATTTCAACCGCTGGCAATCCCCGAGCGTTTCGACGACAACCCCGATGCGGTCCGTGAACAGCTCGCCGAGCAGCGTCTCGAACTCGAACGTAAATGCGATGCGCTGCGCAATCGCCTGGCGAACTGGCGCGATACCAATCGCCGCGAATTTCTGCGCGCCCGACAGCTGCTCGAAGCGGCTGAGCCGTACGTAGCCTTGCGCGGGGCGGCGCGCACACGCGGCACACTCGCCGCACTGCAGGGCTGGGTGCCGGCAAAACGTCTGCCACATGTCGAAGCCATGTTGAAACGCCAACTGGCATTGCCTTTCCTGATCTCATCGCGACCAGCGCGGCCCGATGAAGAGCACCTCGTCCCGGTGCCGTTGCAGAACCGCGGCCTGCTGAAGCCGTTCGCCGTCTTGGTACAGCAATATGGTGTGCCGCGCTTTGGCGAATTCGACCCGACCGTGCTGTTCGCCATCACCTTTGCCGCGATGTTCGGCATGATGTTCGGCGATGTCGGCCACGGCGCCGTCATCGTGCTGGTCGGCTTGGTGCTACGTAAACGCATCGGTGCCTTTACCTACCTGTTCGTGCTGGCCGGCGGTTCATCGATGCTGTTCGGCTGGTTGTACGGCAGCGTGTTCGGTGTCGAGCATTGGCTGCATCCGCTATGGATCGCGCCGATGACCGATCCGATCTACATGCTTACGGTCGCGCTCGGCTGGGGCGTGGCGTTCCTTACGCTTGGATCGGCGATTGCGATCATCAACCGCCTGCGCGCCGGCGATCAGGCGGGCGCGATCTTCGGGCCCGGTGGCGTGCTGCCGCTGGTGCTGTACCTCGCGCTGCTGATCGGCCTGATCAACCTGGCCAACGGCAAAGGCTTTCCGCTGGTCGCGACGGCAGTGATCGTGCTGGCACTCGTGTTGTTGGTCGCCTACCAATGGCAGGCATCGAATGCGCCCTTCGGCGAGCGCTTCATGACCACGCTGATCGAGACCTTCGAGATCGTCAACGGCTACATCACCAGTTCGCTGTCGTTCCTGCGCGTCGCCGCCTTCAGTCTCAATCATGTCGCCCTGTCACTCGCCGTGTTCACGCTGGCCGACGGTATGGGCGTGATCGGTCACTGGATCACGCTGGTGCTTGGCAACCTGTTCGTCATCGTGCTCGAAGGCATCATCGTCGCCATCCAGACGTTGCGTCTCGAATACTACGAAGGCTTTTCACGCTACTTCTACGGCGACGGCCAGGCATTTCGGCCGCTACGCGTGGGCCGCACACAGAGTATCTGA